From Bacteroidota bacterium, one genomic window encodes:
- the gldG gene encoding gliding motility-associated ABC transporter substrate-binding protein GldG gives MQFNLKKQNIIQLSLTIAIILLICFISSFVYHRFDLTSEKRYTLSPESKEVLKNLDDVVFIKIYLDGDMPIGFKKLQNSIKDLLDEFRVVSKDNLQYEFINPSEKTDKDAREKVYEDLYNKGLQPTNVQVKDKNGANTQQILFPGAIVNYKSLQMPINFLKNNQSLTAEENLNNSLQGLEYELINCIKSLSAKKIQKVAFLEGDGELDQYQVADITRELANYYQVDRGSINAINCLDSYRAVIVANPQKAFSEYEKFVLDQYLMKGGKLLWLVNPVHVSMDSLSLGSSLAFVNSLNLDDQLFRYGVRINPNLIQDMQCNTIPVNTALVGEQPKWTPSPWLYFPILSPPDNNPISRNLNMLKSEFPSTIDTVGDDPAVRKTCLLMSSPYSKTISAPCLVRLSEITDKHNPYEFNKPNLTIGVLLEGKFQSAFKNRPLNNILHNQSVTVKPVSVPTRMIVISDGSMIRNDVRMSAQGPLISPLGYDKYTRQTFGNKEFILNAVNYLTDESGLMKLRSRQIKLRLLDRQAILQDRLKWQLINTLAPVLLVMAFGVFSFWWRRRKYTRF, from the coding sequence ATGCAGTTTAATTTAAAGAAACAAAATATTATTCAGTTATCCCTAACCATAGCCATTATACTGCTGATTTGTTTCATCTCTTCATTTGTTTACCATCGTTTCGATTTGACCTCTGAAAAACGGTATACGCTTAGCCCGGAATCAAAAGAAGTTTTGAAAAATCTGGACGATGTGGTATTCATCAAGATATATCTTGATGGGGACATGCCCATAGGTTTCAAAAAATTACAGAATTCGATTAAAGATTTGTTGGATGAATTCAGGGTGGTGTCCAAGGATAACCTCCAATATGAATTTATCAATCCATCGGAGAAGACGGATAAGGATGCCCGTGAAAAGGTTTATGAAGACCTCTACAACAAAGGATTACAACCCACCAACGTGCAGGTAAAGGATAAAAACGGGGCCAACACCCAGCAAATCTTGTTCCCCGGGGCAATCGTGAATTACAAAAGTTTACAGATGCCTATTAATTTTCTAAAAAATAACCAGTCGTTAACTGCTGAAGAAAACCTTAATAATTCTTTACAGGGATTGGAGTATGAGTTGATTAATTGCATAAAAAGCCTGAGTGCGAAAAAAATTCAAAAAGTTGCATTTCTGGAAGGAGATGGAGAATTGGATCAATATCAGGTAGCCGATATAACAAGGGAATTGGCTAATTATTATCAGGTTGACAGGGGTTCCATCAATGCCATCAATTGTCTGGATTCATACAGGGCTGTAATAGTTGCAAATCCACAAAAAGCTTTTTCGGAATATGAAAAATTTGTGCTTGACCAGTACCTGATGAAAGGGGGAAAACTTTTATGGCTGGTCAATCCTGTTCATGTGAGCATGGATAGTTTGTCACTTGGATCTTCTTTGGCATTTGTCAATTCCTTAAACCTGGATGATCAGCTTTTCCGCTATGGGGTAAGGATTAATCCTAACCTGATTCAGGATATGCAATGTAATACTATACCTGTAAATACGGCATTGGTAGGCGAACAGCCCAAATGGACACCTTCTCCCTGGCTGTATTTCCCGATTTTATCCCCGCCCGACAATAATCCTATCTCTCGTAACCTGAATATGTTGAAATCTGAATTTCCCAGCACAATTGATACCGTTGGCGATGATCCTGCTGTTCGAAAGACTTGTTTGTTGATGAGTTCTCCTTATTCCAAAACCATCAGCGCTCCCTGTCTGGTTCGTTTGTCTGAAATAACTGATAAACATAACCCTTACGAGTTCAACAAGCCTAATCTGACTATTGGCGTGCTTTTAGAAGGGAAGTTCCAGAGTGCCTTTAAAAACCGTCCGTTAAACAATATTTTACACAATCAGTCTGTAACGGTTAAACCTGTCAGTGTGCCTACAAGGATGATTGTAATATCCGACGGGAGCATGATCCGTAATGACGTCCGCATGTCTGCCCAGGGTCCTCTTATTTCTCCTCTCGGATATGATAAATATACCCGCCAGACCTTTGGCAACAAGGAATTTATCCTGAATGCCGTTAATTATCTTACGGATGAATCTGGTTTGATGAAGCTCCGCTCTCGTCAAATAAAGTTACGTTTGCTCGACCGT
- the gldF gene encoding gliding motility-associated ABC transporter permease subunit GldF produces the protein MYTLLCKEVRGFFSSLTGYIVIIVFLLSTSLFMWIFPGEMNILDAGYANLDSLFYIAPWVFLFLVPAVTMRMFAEEKKSGTIELIFTKPLSDLQIVLAKYFAAVLLVLLSLLPSLIYFVSVYLLGNPVGNIDTGGTWGSFIGLFFLAAIYAAIGVFASSLTDNQIVAFILAVLLCFLFYIGFDSLGSLGIFQNIQTFIAGLGINDHYKSMSRGVIDTRDVVYFLSVIALFVVFTKTRLQSRKWA, from the coding sequence ATGTATACTCTACTTTGTAAAGAGGTAAGGGGTTTTTTCAGTTCTCTTACCGGTTATATTGTTATCATAGTGTTTCTTTTATCTACCTCACTTTTTATGTGGATATTCCCGGGTGAGATGAATATACTGGATGCCGGCTATGCCAATTTGGACAGTTTGTTCTATATAGCCCCCTGGGTATTTTTGTTCCTGGTTCCGGCTGTGACCATGCGTATGTTTGCCGAAGAAAAGAAATCGGGGACCATAGAATTGATATTTACCAAGCCTCTGTCGGATTTGCAGATTGTACTGGCAAAATATTTTGCTGCAGTTTTATTGGTATTACTTTCACTCTTGCCTTCGCTGATTTATTTCGTTTCGGTGTATTTGTTGGGAAATCCGGTGGGTAATATTGATACCGGCGGAACTTGGGGCTCATTTATCGGCCTGTTTTTTCTGGCTGCCATTTACGCAGCTATTGGTGTTTTCGCTTCTTCTCTGACTGATAATCAGATAGTGGCTTTTATTCTGGCAGTTTTATTGTGTTTCCTCTTTTATATAGGATTTGATTCCTTAGGCTCATTGGGAATTTTTCAAAATATACAGACTTTTATTGCCGGCTTGGGTATTAACGATCATTACAAATCCATGAGCCGCGGTGTAATAGATACCCGGGATGTGGTTTATTTTCTCAGTGTTATTGCACTGTTTGTCGTTTTTACAAAAACCAGGCTGCAAAGCAGAAAGTGGGCTTAA